Proteins found in one Gemmatimonadota bacterium genomic segment:
- a CDS encoding FtsX-like permease family protein, with product MLKSYLNIAIRHMAREKGYTAINVLGLAVGMICAMLIFLYVSFELSYDRYHEKADRLYRVAVNNDARTPPALGPALQEDFPEIQGFVRLLPTTGTWIMKHEGNIYYENRVYWADNALLDLFTFPLIRGDSRTALEAPYAVVISEDTARKYFGEENPMGKTIVADNGFMMLTVTGVMENTPQNTHFQADFFISLTSASQEDLGYWSWINFYTYIVLPEGHSHAAIEERLPAFVTRHIGEGLRERGGSFELFLQPVTDIHLHSNLEHETGANSDITYVYILSAIALFILSVACINFINLSIARFAGRTREVGLRKVFGAYRFQLIRQFLGESVLVTSMALVIALAAISLISPYFDSFAGKPVTTEFAGSGFWWLVLPAGALLVGLLSGSYPAMLLSALQPVQSVKGGPQLAAAGGLSRKILVVIQFTISIAMIISTGILFNQMAYLQSKHLGFDKDQVIVIPTINVVLDKFQPWKEALLQHTGVAGVTHSNSLPGLEGNIGQVSTGTIQRADDPGNIRHDVQGLNVGLDFVETLGMELLAGRSHSGAMSRDSEALNIVINETTQRVLGWNTPAAAIGKEVLFGRGWTGTVIGVVRDFHFRSLHLKIEPLVLFLGGGLHLTVRLHPGDPGQTLDYIESQWLRMFPDIPFAYTFLDENIERLYRSEVRIGYVFGVFALVAVFLACLGLFALVSFTMERRTREIGVRKALGASIQQVLALLSGEFVGLVLIANVFAWPAAWLIMQRWMESFAYRTEIGWEIFFLSGVTALLITLVTIGYRVVRTALANPADVLRNE from the coding sequence ATGCTTAAAAGCTACCTAAACATAGCGATTCGCCATATGGCCAGGGAGAAGGGATATACGGCCATCAACGTTCTCGGCCTGGCTGTCGGGATGATCTGCGCCATGCTGATCTTCCTCTATGTCAGCTTCGAACTCAGTTACGACCGATATCATGAGAAGGCGGACCGCCTGTACAGGGTGGCGGTCAACAACGACGCCAGGACGCCTCCGGCCCTGGGGCCGGCGCTGCAGGAGGACTTCCCCGAGATCCAGGGTTTCGTCCGGCTGCTCCCGACGACCGGTACGTGGATCATGAAACACGAAGGGAATATCTACTATGAGAACCGGGTCTACTGGGCGGACAACGCCCTGCTGGACCTCTTTACCTTCCCGCTGATCCGCGGCGATTCCCGAACGGCCCTGGAAGCGCCCTACGCCGTCGTGATCAGCGAAGACACGGCCCGGAAATACTTCGGCGAAGAAAATCCGATGGGCAAAACGATTGTCGCCGACAACGGCTTCATGATGCTGACCGTTACCGGGGTCATGGAAAATACGCCGCAAAATACCCACTTTCAGGCCGACTTCTTCATTTCGCTGACCTCCGCGTCTCAGGAGGATCTCGGATACTGGTCGTGGATCAATTTCTACACGTACATCGTGCTGCCGGAGGGTCATTCGCACGCAGCCATTGAGGAGCGGCTTCCCGCTTTCGTGACAAGGCACATCGGGGAAGGGCTCAGGGAACGGGGCGGCAGCTTCGAACTCTTTCTGCAGCCAGTGACGGACATCCATCTCCATTCCAATCTCGAACACGAGACCGGCGCCAACAGCGATATCACCTATGTCTACATCCTTTCGGCCATAGCGCTCTTCATCCTGTCCGTCGCCTGTATCAATTTCATCAACCTGTCAATTGCCCGGTTTGCCGGCCGGACCAGAGAAGTGGGCTTGCGTAAAGTGTTTGGCGCGTATCGCTTTCAGTTGATCCGGCAGTTCCTGGGAGAATCGGTCCTGGTAACCTCCATGGCGCTGGTGATCGCCCTGGCGGCCATTTCATTGATCTCCCCGTATTTCGACAGCTTTGCGGGAAAACCGGTAACCACGGAATTCGCGGGGTCCGGTTTCTGGTGGCTCGTCCTTCCGGCCGGTGCGCTGCTCGTGGGTTTGTTGTCCGGAAGCTACCCGGCGATGCTGCTTTCCGCCCTGCAGCCGGTTCAAAGCGTGAAGGGAGGGCCGCAACTCGCTGCGGCCGGAGGACTTTCGCGGAAGATCCTGGTGGTCATCCAGTTTACGATTTCCATCGCGATGATCATCAGCACGGGCATTCTGTTCAATCAGATGGCATACCTCCAGAGCAAGCATCTGGGTTTCGATAAAGACCAGGTGATCGTTATACCGACTATAAATGTCGTCCTGGACAAATTCCAGCCGTGGAAGGAAGCTTTGCTGCAACATACCGGCGTGGCCGGAGTGACCCACAGCAATTCCCTGCCGGGGCTCGAGGGGAACATAGGCCAGGTATCGACCGGCACGATACAGCGGGCCGATGATCCGGGCAATATCCGGCATGACGTGCAGGGCCTGAACGTCGGTCTGGACTTCGTGGAGACCCTCGGCATGGAATTGCTCGCCGGCCGGTCTCATAGCGGTGCGATGTCCAGGGATTCCGAAGCGTTGAACATCGTAATCAACGAAACCACGCAGCGTGTGCTGGGCTGGAATACGCCGGCGGCGGCCATCGGCAAGGAGGTCCTTTTCGGTAGAGGCTGGACTGGAACGGTTATCGGTGTGGTCCGGGATTTCCATTTCAGATCGCTGCACCTGAAGATAGAGCCGCTCGTGCTGTTTCTGGGCGGCGGTCTCCATCTGACGGTCCGGCTTCATCCCGGTGATCCGGGACAAACGCTGGATTACATTGAAAGCCAGTGGTTGCGGATGTTCCCAGACATTCCTTTTGCGTATACATTTCTCGACGAGAACATCGAACGCCTGTACAGGTCGGAAGTACGGATCGGTTACGTTTTCGGCGTATTCGCCCTGGTGGCTGTTTTCCTTGCCTGCCTGGGCCTGTTCGCGTTGGTTTCCTTCACGATGGAACGAAGAACCAGGGAGATCGGCGTGCGCAAAGCGTTGGGCGCTTCCATCCAACAGGTTTTGGCGTTGCTGTCGGGCGAATTCGTGGGACTCGTGCTCATCGCCAATGTATTTGCCTGGCCGGCGGCCTGGCTGATCATGCAACGTTGGATGGAGTCCTTCGCCTACCGTACGGAGATTGGCTGGGAAATCTTTTTTCTTTCCGGCGTCACCGCCCTGCTAATCACGCTGGTCACCATCGGCTATCGCGTGGTTCGGACCGCACTCGCCAATCCGGCGGACGTGCTACGGAACGAGTGA
- a CDS encoding SLC13 family permease codes for MDRSRKSPNSANPKSLKTTIQWIGLIAGPALALLLYGLLPHAYPNSAGETVEFSNAGRATMALAAWMAVWWMTEAVELYATALLPLVTLPLTGAASVRAAAAPYAHELIFLFMGGFLIALAMQRWGLHRRLALRALRAAGDHPAGIVACFMGVTAFFSMWVSNTATAVMMLPIALSIISLVEQVEPGSVGGGGGNGSTGGDGADNVGAVSKARPHFALCLLLGIAYAASIGGIGTIIGTPPNVFLASYIQSNLGQEISFVRWMGVGLPLVAVFLPLAWLMLTRVLYPLRGERIEGSREVTERAYRELGVMSRGERIVLAVFLLAAVSWITRPLLLNVRIGDMHPLAGLSDPVIAMVAALVLFVVPVDVKRRVFVMNWETALKLPWGILLLFGGGLSLAAAIRVNGVGEYIGHQLGILSDIPVLLLVMAVIALVIFLTELTSNTATTATFIPILAALAPVFDLHPYMLIVPAAIAASCAFMLPVATPPNAIVFGSGHVTIQQMIRAGFWLNLAGVVLITLLVYTMMMRMLGV; via the coding sequence CGAATCCCAAAAGCCTTAAAACCACCATCCAGTGGATCGGCCTGATCGCCGGTCCCGCGCTGGCACTCCTGCTCTACGGCCTGCTGCCCCACGCGTACCCGAACAGCGCGGGCGAGACGGTCGAATTCTCGAACGCGGGCCGGGCCACGATGGCGCTGGCGGCGTGGATGGCGGTCTGGTGGATGACGGAGGCCGTTGAGCTGTACGCAACGGCGCTCCTGCCCCTGGTCACCCTTCCGTTGACCGGCGCGGCTTCGGTACGCGCTGCGGCCGCGCCTTACGCCCACGAACTGATCTTCCTCTTCATGGGCGGCTTTCTCATTGCCCTGGCCATGCAGCGCTGGGGGCTCCATCGACGTCTTGCCCTCCGTGCGCTGCGTGCGGCCGGCGACCATCCGGCGGGCATCGTGGCGTGCTTCATGGGCGTGACGGCCTTCTTCAGCATGTGGGTGTCCAACACGGCCACAGCGGTCATGATGCTGCCTATCGCGCTAAGCATCATCAGCCTGGTGGAGCAGGTGGAACCCGGCAGCGTGGGAGGCGGCGGTGGGAACGGCAGTACCGGAGGTGACGGCGCGGATAACGTCGGGGCCGTATCGAAGGCGCGGCCCCATTTCGCCCTGTGCCTGCTGCTGGGCATCGCCTACGCGGCGTCCATCGGCGGCATCGGCACGATCATCGGCACCCCGCCCAACGTGTTCCTCGCCTCCTACATCCAGTCCAACCTCGGCCAGGAGATCAGCTTCGTGCGGTGGATGGGCGTGGGGCTTCCCCTGGTGGCCGTCTTCCTGCCGCTGGCCTGGCTAATGCTGACCCGGGTCCTGTATCCCCTGCGGGGCGAGCGCATTGAGGGGAGCAGGGAAGTGACGGAAAGAGCCTACCGGGAACTGGGCGTCATGTCGCGGGGGGAAAGAATTGTCCTGGCGGTGTTCCTGCTCGCGGCCGTGTCGTGGATTACAAGGCCGCTGCTGCTGAACGTCCGGATCGGGGATATGCACCCGCTGGCGGGCCTGTCCGATCCGGTCATCGCCATGGTCGCGGCCCTGGTCCTCTTCGTCGTGCCGGTGGACGTGAAACGGCGGGTATTCGTGATGAACTGGGAAACAGCCCTGAAGCTCCCCTGGGGGATCCTCCTGCTCTTCGGAGGCGGCCTAAGCCTGGCAGCGGCCATCCGTGTCAACGGCGTGGGGGAGTACATCGGGCACCAGCTGGGGATCCTGTCCGACATCCCTGTTTTGCTGCTCGTCATGGCCGTCATCGCGCTGGTGATATTCCTCACGGAACTGACCAGCAACACCGCCACCACGGCCACGTTCATCCCCATCCTGGCCGCACTGGCACCGGTATTCGACCTGCACCCCTACATGCTGATCGTGCCGGCCGCCATCGCCGCCAGCTGCGCTTTCATGCTGCCGGTCGCCACGCCGCCCAACGCCATCGTCTTCGGGTCCGGCCACGTCACCATCCAGCAGATGATCCGCGCCGGGTTCTGGCTGAATCTGGCCGGCGTCGTCCTGATTACCCTACTCGTATATACGATGATGATGCGGATGCTGGGGGTTTGA
- a CDS encoding FtsX-like permease family protein has translation MLNNDLVIALRHFSRNKGYTLVNVLGLAVGMACAILIFLYVGHELSYDRYHEQADRIYRVVFNDNAKTPRSVGPALQADFPEVQDLLRLHPTTGTWVMKYEDRIYYERAVYWAGSSLFDFFALPLVQGDPESALEAPYTVVISEDTARKYFGDKDPMGKTIVADNGFMLLTVTGILENMPANTHFQADFFISLASGYEEYGRWSRENWDSFFFYTYIMLEPGVSPAELAAKLPGFVDRHVGEQLQRRGGRYEFSLQPVTNIHLYSHLENEPGINTDISYVYILAAMGLFILVIVCINYVNLTTAQFVHRFREIGMRKVLGASRLHLVRQYLGESVLLAFAALLIALLAVWLVSPWFDALTGMPASAGFMGNAVWWVALPAAAVFIGLLSGGYPAIRLSAFGTVPGLKEGRSACLGRPGRPHETDRALSRKVLVVVQFAISIALIIGTGVLFSQISYIQNKHLGFDREQVIAIPSIAEVAYQYQPWKDELLRHSGVVDASQGVYLPGLEGNIGWVTSETAWRVDDPNQVKHDLQGIIVAAGYAETLGLELLAGRSFSGPLDSKAESDKILLNESALRVLGWDTPEEALGEQVQFGIGMTQTVIGVVRDFHLRSLHLPIEPLVILYGRGQLMVVRIQPGETTRTLDLIEQAWARYFPDFPFTFSFINEDIDRLYRAEERIGYVFAVFAVVGVLLACMGLFALVSYTVERRVREIGIRKALGASSRRMLVLLSAEFAALVLLANAIAWPAARLFMNRWLESFAYRIEMGWGIFFASGGIALLITMITIGYHVIRTALANPAEVLRGE, from the coding sequence ATGCTCAATAACGACCTGGTCATCGCACTGCGTCACTTCAGCCGCAACAAGGGTTACACCCTGGTCAACGTCCTTGGCCTTGCGGTCGGCATGGCCTGCGCCATTCTGATCTTCCTGTACGTCGGACACGAATTGAGCTACGACCGCTACCACGAACAGGCCGACCGGATCTACCGGGTCGTCTTCAACGACAACGCAAAAACACCCCGCAGCGTAGGGCCCGCGCTGCAGGCCGACTTCCCTGAAGTACAGGACCTGCTGCGTTTGCACCCCACGACCGGCACCTGGGTCATGAAGTACGAAGACCGGATTTACTACGAAAGAGCGGTCTACTGGGCGGGAAGCTCGCTGTTCGACTTCTTCGCGCTGCCTCTGGTCCAGGGCGATCCGGAAAGCGCGCTCGAAGCGCCGTACACCGTGGTCATCAGCGAAGATACGGCCCGCAAGTATTTCGGCGACAAAGATCCGATGGGCAAGACGATCGTAGCCGACAACGGCTTCATGCTGCTGACGGTCACCGGGATCTTGGAAAACATGCCGGCGAATACCCATTTCCAGGCCGATTTCTTTATTTCGCTGGCATCGGGGTACGAGGAGTACGGTCGATGGTCCCGGGAGAATTGGGATTCGTTCTTCTTCTACACCTACATCATGCTGGAACCAGGGGTTTCACCGGCGGAGCTGGCCGCGAAGCTTCCCGGTTTCGTGGACCGGCACGTGGGCGAGCAGCTCCAGCGGCGCGGCGGCCGCTACGAGTTTTCGCTGCAGCCGGTCACCAATATACACCTGTATTCCCACCTCGAGAACGAGCCCGGCATCAACACCGATATCAGCTATGTCTACATCCTGGCCGCCATGGGCCTCTTCATTCTTGTGATCGTCTGCATCAACTACGTGAACCTGACCACTGCGCAGTTCGTCCACCGGTTTCGGGAGATCGGCATGCGGAAGGTACTCGGCGCGTCAAGGTTGCACCTGGTCCGGCAGTACCTGGGAGAGTCAGTCCTGCTGGCTTTCGCGGCCCTGCTGATCGCCCTGCTGGCGGTTTGGCTCGTATCTCCCTGGTTCGACGCGCTGACGGGCATGCCGGCATCCGCGGGGTTCATGGGGAATGCGGTCTGGTGGGTGGCCTTGCCGGCCGCGGCGGTCTTCATCGGCCTGTTGTCCGGAGGCTATCCAGCCATCCGGCTCTCCGCCTTCGGGACGGTTCCCGGACTCAAGGAAGGCCGGTCAGCGTGCCTTGGCCGACCAGGCCGGCCGCACGAAACGGACCGGGCGCTTTCGAGGAAGGTGCTCGTCGTCGTCCAGTTCGCCATTTCCATCGCGCTGATCATTGGCACGGGGGTTCTGTTCAGTCAGATCAGCTACATCCAGAACAAGCACCTGGGTTTCGACAGGGAGCAGGTAATCGCCATTCCCTCGATCGCCGAGGTGGCCTACCAATACCAGCCCTGGAAGGACGAACTGCTCAGGCACAGCGGGGTGGTGGACGCGAGCCAGGGCGTCTACCTGCCCGGCCTGGAGGGGAACATCGGGTGGGTGACCTCCGAAACGGCCTGGCGCGTTGACGATCCGAACCAGGTCAAGCACGACCTCCAGGGCATTATCGTCGCCGCGGGCTACGCGGAGACTCTGGGACTCGAATTGCTGGCGGGTAGGTCGTTCAGCGGCCCGTTGGACAGCAAGGCCGAATCCGACAAGATCCTGCTCAACGAGTCCGCCCTCCGGGTCCTGGGCTGGGATACGCCCGAAGAGGCCCTGGGAGAACAGGTCCAGTTCGGCATCGGCATGACGCAGACCGTCATCGGCGTGGTCCGGGACTTCCACCTTCGGTCGCTGCACCTGCCCATCGAACCGCTCGTGATCCTTTACGGCCGCGGGCAGCTCATGGTGGTCCGGATCCAGCCCGGGGAGACGACGCGTACGCTGGATCTTATCGAACAGGCCTGGGCGCGGTATTTCCCGGACTTCCCCTTCACCTTCTCCTTCATCAACGAGGATATCGACCGGCTGTACCGGGCCGAAGAGCGCATCGGGTATGTCTTCGCGGTTTTTGCGGTGGTAGGGGTGCTGCTCGCCTGCATGGGCCTCTTCGCGCTGGTCTCCTACACGGTCGAGCGCCGGGTCCGGGAGATCGGTATCCGCAAGGCGCTGGGCGCATCCTCACGCCGCATGCTCGTCCTGCTGTCCGCCGAGTTCGCGGCTCTCGTTCTCCTCGCCAACGCCATCGCCTGGCCGGCCGCCCGGCTGTTCATGAACCGCTGGCTCGAGTCCTTCGCCTACCGGATCGAGATGGGATGGGGGATCTTCTTCGCCTCTGGCGGAATAGCCCTGCTGATCACGATGATCACCATCGGATACCACGTGATCCGGACCGCGCTGGCCAATCCGGCCGAAGTGCTACGGGGCGAGTGA
- a CDS encoding NAD(P)/FAD-dependent oxidoreductase — MKNVVIVGGGFAGLNAAKKLGGRADVRVTLVDRQNYHLFQPLLYQVAMAGLSPADIATPIRSVLARCRNISVLQGSVEGVDLQAQAVSADFGRLEFDYLLLCCGSMPSYFGHGDWEENAPSLKTIPQATEIRRRLLSAFEAAERTDDPETRRQLLTFVVIGGGPTGVELAGAIGEMSRFTLARDFRNIDTRLTRVILIESGPRILSMFSEQQAARAARDLEKLGVQVWPNTLATDIDEHGVQAGPERIASSTVLWAAGVRGVEVAGLIGRPGQQPERARTDRGSGVETDRSENVRLDRGGRVVVDEDLTIPGHPNVFVAGDQACFTHQTGAPLPGTAPVAIQQGRYVARAICRDLAGKPREPFRFVDRGQMATIGRSRAVAEIGKLRFSGWFAWITWLVVHVYFLVGFKNRLLVVLHWAWSYVTFRRGARLIVEREWRFGGRAGRKDKTVPAADKTVPAADKTVPARDVTRTEGKD; from the coding sequence ATGAAAAACGTCGTCATCGTCGGAGGCGGCTTCGCCGGACTGAACGCGGCCAAGAAACTCGGCGGCAGGGCCGACGTCCGCGTTACCCTGGTCGACCGGCAGAACTACCACCTGTTCCAGCCGCTGCTCTACCAGGTGGCCATGGCCGGCCTGTCACCCGCCGACATTGCCACGCCCATACGGAGCGTGCTCGCCCGCTGCCGAAACATCTCGGTGCTTCAGGGATCGGTCGAGGGGGTCGACCTGCAGGCGCAGGCCGTATCGGCGGACTTCGGCCGGCTGGAGTTCGATTACCTGCTGCTCTGCTGCGGGTCGATGCCGAGTTACTTCGGCCACGGAGACTGGGAGGAAAACGCGCCCAGCCTGAAGACGATACCGCAGGCCACGGAGATCCGCCGGCGCTTGCTGAGCGCCTTCGAGGCGGCGGAACGGACCGACGATCCCGAGACACGCCGGCAGCTGCTGACCTTCGTCGTCATCGGCGGCGGCCCGACCGGCGTCGAGCTGGCGGGCGCCATCGGGGAAATGAGCCGTTTCACGCTTGCAAGGGACTTCCGGAACATCGACACCCGGCTCACGCGGGTCATCCTGATCGAATCGGGTCCGCGCATCCTCTCGATGTTCTCCGAGCAGCAGGCGGCCCGTGCGGCGCGGGACCTGGAAAAGCTCGGCGTGCAGGTCTGGCCGAACACCCTGGCGACGGACATCGACGAACACGGCGTGCAGGCGGGACCGGAACGCATTGCGTCCTCTACAGTGCTTTGGGCGGCTGGGGTGCGGGGGGTTGAAGTCGCGGGACTGATCGGCCGACCTGGACAACAACCGGAACGCGCTCGAACAGACCGCGGGAGCGGCGTCGAGACGGACCGGAGTGAAAACGTGAGGTTAGACCGCGGCGGTCGCGTGGTGGTCGACGAAGACCTGACTATCCCCGGCCATCCGAACGTGTTCGTCGCGGGCGACCAGGCCTGCTTTACCCACCAGACCGGCGCGCCGCTTCCCGGTACGGCGCCCGTGGCGATCCAGCAGGGCCGGTACGTGGCGCGGGCGATCTGCCGCGACCTCGCGGGCAAGCCGCGGGAGCCCTTCCGGTTCGTCGACCGGGGCCAGATGGCGACCATCGGCCGCAGCCGCGCCGTGGCGGAAATCGGCAAGCTCAGGTTCTCCGGCTGGTTCGCGTGGATCACGTGGCTGGTGGTCCACGTCTACTTCCTCGTCGGATTCAAGAACCGGCTGCTCGTCGTGCTGCACTGGGCCTGGTCCTACGTGACGTTCCGGCGCGGCGCGCGCCTGATCGTCGAACGCGAGTGGCGGTTCGGCGGACGCGCCGGGCGCAAGGACAAGACCGTGCCCGCCGCGGACAAGACCGTGCCCGCCGCGGACAAGACCGTGCCCGCCCGGGACGTAACAAGGACAGAAGGAAAGGATTGA
- a CDS encoding cobalamin-independent methionine synthase II family protein, translating into MAKPEIKTTVVGSYPIPDWLAAYPTTPNLIDAAKVILKTQELAGIDVLTDGELSRFDVGHPETNGMIEYFIRPMSGITTEVSREILADFRKREGMAFRSTPGGIVRGKIGEGALNLPSAWQTMRTLTDHTLKFTVTSPYMLAKTLLDEHYGDLRAMTMDIAEVLRRQVAEIDAPILQVDEANLTGHPEDADWAHEPVNHVLGAVQGEKGLHLCFGNYGGQSIQAGLWNDLMGFLNNLDVDHLVLEFARRGYDELPMFRDLREDIALGVGVVDIKDNGVESPDEVARRIEHAVDVLGPERVRWVHPDCGFWMLPRSVADRKMASLVAGRDLVLDRA; encoded by the coding sequence ATGGCAAAACCCGAGATCAAGACCACCGTGGTCGGCAGCTATCCCATCCCGGACTGGCTGGCGGCCTATCCCACCACGCCCAACCTGATCGACGCGGCCAAGGTGATCCTGAAGACCCAGGAACTGGCCGGGATCGATGTGCTCACCGACGGGGAGCTGTCCCGCTTCGACGTCGGCCACCCGGAGACCAACGGGATGATCGAGTATTTTATCCGGCCCATGTCCGGGATCACAACGGAGGTCTCCCGCGAGATCCTCGCCGATTTTCGGAAGCGCGAGGGCATGGCTTTCCGGAGTACCCCGGGCGGTATCGTACGCGGTAAGATCGGGGAAGGCGCGCTCAACCTGCCGTCCGCATGGCAGACCATGCGAACGCTCACGGACCACACCCTCAAGTTCACCGTCACCTCGCCCTACATGCTGGCCAAGACCCTCCTGGACGAGCACTACGGCGATCTGCGTGCCATGACGATGGATATTGCCGAGGTGTTACGCAGGCAGGTCGCCGAGATCGACGCGCCGATCCTGCAGGTGGACGAGGCCAACCTGACCGGCCATCCCGAGGATGCGGACTGGGCTCACGAACCCGTCAACCACGTGCTTGGCGCTGTGCAGGGCGAGAAGGGACTGCACCTCTGCTTCGGCAACTACGGCGGGCAGAGCATCCAGGCCGGCCTTTGGAATGACCTGATGGGATTCCTGAACAATCTGGACGTCGACCATCTCGTCCTGGAGTTCGCGAGGCGGGGTTACGACGAGCTGCCGATGTTCAGGGATTTGCGCGAAGACATTGCACTGGGCGTGGGCGTGGTCGACATCAAGGACAACGGCGTGGAATCGCCGGACGAGGTCGCCCGGCGCATCGAACACGCCGTCGACGTGCTCGGACCGGAGCGCGTACGCTGGGTGCACCCCGACTGCGGCTTCTGGATGCTCCCCCGCAGCGTGGCGGACCGCAAGATGGCCAGCCTCGTGGCGGGGCGGGACCTGGTTCTGGACCGGGCGTAG